One Odocoileus virginianus isolate 20LAN1187 ecotype Illinois chromosome 6, Ovbor_1.2, whole genome shotgun sequence DNA segment encodes these proteins:
- the RPS6KL1 gene encoding ribosomal protein S6 kinase-like 1 isoform X4 has translation MSVVACECPPGPGPEPEPCSRARSQARVYLEQICNRVAPGAADMTKHDYLVDAATQIRLALERDVSEDYEAAFNHYQNGVDVLLRGMHVDPNKERCEAVKLKITKYLRRAEEIFNCHLQRTLGSGASPDEGFSSLRLRPIRTLSSALEQLRGCKVVGVIEKVQLVQDLATGGTFVVKGLSRCHVASRERLTIIPHGVPYMTQLLRYFVTEDSIFLHLEHVQGGTLWSHLLSQPHPQQSGTGSGSSLEKTKAPLNSHLSLGTPAQVPPGHTRLQDGIPLKPPWTSQSPTPARGAAFVTPQREAGGEAPARTSTACFWDLPKAPGGRLPCQARRGPGRSSEPTPPWGLPWVRAGAGRVLGGCGRGRGPSHPSASRGASPVPGGGAWSLKEEQVRQWAAETLLALEALHQQGVLCRDLNPRNLLLDQAGHIRLTYFGQWSEVEPQCCREASRNFYSAPEVGGISELTEACDWWSFGSLLYELLTGTLLQFDPAQRLGSGGDGVHKLKAHPFFSSIQWSKLVG, from the exons ATGAGCGTTGTGGCCTGTGAGTGCCCTCCTGGCCCTGGCCCGGAGCCCGAGCCCTGCTCTCGAGCTCGGTCCCAGGCTCGAGTGTACCTGGAGCAGATTTGCAACCGGGTGGCTCCCGGGGCAGCTGACATGACTAAGCACGACTACCTGGTGGACGCAGCCACTCAGATCCGGCTGGCCCTGGAGCGTGACGTCAGTGAGGACTATGAGGCCGCCTTCAACCACTACCAGAACGGCGTGGACGTTCTCCTCCGAGGCATGCATG TCGACCCCAACAAGGAGAGGTGTGAGGCTGTCAAGCTGAAGATAACCAAATACCTGCGGCGGGCGGAGGAGATCTTTAATTGCCACCTGCAGAGGACGCTGGGCAGTGGAGCCAGCCCTGATGAG GGTTTCAGCAGCCTGAGGCTCCGGCCCATCCGCACGCTGAGCTCTGCCCTGGAGCAGCTGAGGGGCTGCAAGGTGGTCGGGGTCATCGAGAAG GTGCAGCTGGTCCAGGACCTAGCGACTGGAGGGACCTTCGTGGTGAAG GGCTTGTCCAGGTGCCACGTGGCGAGCCGGGAGCGGCTGACCATCATCCCGCACGGTGTCCCCTACATGACCCAGCTGCTGCGGTACTTTGTGACTGAGGACTCCATCTTCCTGCACCTGGAGCACGTGCAAG GAGGCACACTCTGGTCCCACCTGCTCTCCCAGCCGCACCCCCAGCAGTCTGGGACGGGGTCTGGCTCCAGCCTGGAGAAGACGAAGGCTCCACTAAACTCCCACCTCAGCCTCGGGACCCCGGCTCAGGTGCCCCCGGGACACACCCGCCTGCAGGACGGAATCCCTCTGAAGCCTCCGTGGACTTCTCAgagccccaccccagccagggGTGCGGCATTCGTTACACCCcagagagaggctgggggtgAAGCACCCGCCAGGACGAGCACCGCCTGCTTCTGGGACCTTCCAAAGGCCCCCGGTGGCCGCCTGCCCTGCCAGGCCAGGCGAGGACCTGGCCGGAGCTCAGAGCCCACGCCCCCTTGGGGGCTCCCTTGGGTTCGGGCCGGGGCCGGCCGGGTGCTGGGGGGCTGCGGCCGAGGCAGAGGTCCGAGCCACCCCTCGGCCTCTCGAGGGGCCAGCCCGGTGCCCGGCGGGGGCGCCTGGAGTCTGAAGGAGGAGCAGGTGAGGCAGTGGGCAGCCGAGACACTGCTGGCCCTGGAGGCGCTGCACCAGCAAGGGGTGCTGTGCCGGGACCTCAATCCCCGGAATCTGCTCCTGGACCAGGCTG GCCACATCCGGCTCACGTATTTTGGCCAGTGGTCAGAGGTGGAGCCCCAGTGCTGCAGGGAGGCTTCGCGAAACTTCTACAGCGCCCCAG AGGTCGGTGGGATTTCGGAGCTGACCGAAGCCTGCGACTGGTGGAGCTTTGGGTCTCTCCTGTATGAACTGCTGACCGGGACG CTGCTGCAGTTCGATCCGGCCCAGCGCCTGGGCTCTGGAGGAGACGGTGTCCACAAGCTCAAGGCCCACCCCTTTTTCAGTTCCATCCAGTGGAGCAAACTGGTGGGGTAG
- the RPS6KL1 gene encoding ribosomal protein S6 kinase-like 1 isoform X3 — MSVVACECPPGPGPEPEPCSRARSQARVYLEQICNRVAPGAADMTKHDYLVDAATQIRLALERDVSEDYEAAFNHYQNGVDVLLRGMHVDPNKERCEAVKLKITKYLRRAEEIFNCHLQRTLGSGASPDEGFSSLRLRPIRTLSSALEQLRGCKVVGVIEKVQLVQDLATGGTFVVKGLSRCHVASRERLTIIPHGVPYMTQLLRYFVTEDSIFLHLEHVQGGTLWSHLLSQPHPQQSGTGSGSSLEKTKAPLNSHLSLGTPAQVPPGHTRLQDGIPLKPPWTSQSPTPARGAAFVTPQREAGGEAPARTSTACFWDLPKAPGGRLPCQARRGPGRSSEPTPPWGLPWVRAGAGRVLGGCGRGRGPSHPSASRGASPVPGGGAWSLKEEQVRQWAAETLLALEALHQQGVLCRDLNPRNLLLDQAEVGGISELTEACDWWSFGSLLYELLTGTALSQSHPSGIQPHTQLQLPEQLSGPAASLLTELLQFDPAQRLGSGGDGVHKLKAHPFFSSIQWSKLVG, encoded by the exons ATGAGCGTTGTGGCCTGTGAGTGCCCTCCTGGCCCTGGCCCGGAGCCCGAGCCCTGCTCTCGAGCTCGGTCCCAGGCTCGAGTGTACCTGGAGCAGATTTGCAACCGGGTGGCTCCCGGGGCAGCTGACATGACTAAGCACGACTACCTGGTGGACGCAGCCACTCAGATCCGGCTGGCCCTGGAGCGTGACGTCAGTGAGGACTATGAGGCCGCCTTCAACCACTACCAGAACGGCGTGGACGTTCTCCTCCGAGGCATGCATG TCGACCCCAACAAGGAGAGGTGTGAGGCTGTCAAGCTGAAGATAACCAAATACCTGCGGCGGGCGGAGGAGATCTTTAATTGCCACCTGCAGAGGACGCTGGGCAGTGGAGCCAGCCCTGATGAG GGTTTCAGCAGCCTGAGGCTCCGGCCCATCCGCACGCTGAGCTCTGCCCTGGAGCAGCTGAGGGGCTGCAAGGTGGTCGGGGTCATCGAGAAG GTGCAGCTGGTCCAGGACCTAGCGACTGGAGGGACCTTCGTGGTGAAG GGCTTGTCCAGGTGCCACGTGGCGAGCCGGGAGCGGCTGACCATCATCCCGCACGGTGTCCCCTACATGACCCAGCTGCTGCGGTACTTTGTGACTGAGGACTCCATCTTCCTGCACCTGGAGCACGTGCAAG GAGGCACACTCTGGTCCCACCTGCTCTCCCAGCCGCACCCCCAGCAGTCTGGGACGGGGTCTGGCTCCAGCCTGGAGAAGACGAAGGCTCCACTAAACTCCCACCTCAGCCTCGGGACCCCGGCTCAGGTGCCCCCGGGACACACCCGCCTGCAGGACGGAATCCCTCTGAAGCCTCCGTGGACTTCTCAgagccccaccccagccagggGTGCGGCATTCGTTACACCCcagagagaggctgggggtgAAGCACCCGCCAGGACGAGCACCGCCTGCTTCTGGGACCTTCCAAAGGCCCCCGGTGGCCGCCTGCCCTGCCAGGCCAGGCGAGGACCTGGCCGGAGCTCAGAGCCCACGCCCCCTTGGGGGCTCCCTTGGGTTCGGGCCGGGGCCGGCCGGGTGCTGGGGGGCTGCGGCCGAGGCAGAGGTCCGAGCCACCCCTCGGCCTCTCGAGGGGCCAGCCCGGTGCCCGGCGGGGGCGCCTGGAGTCTGAAGGAGGAGCAGGTGAGGCAGTGGGCAGCCGAGACACTGCTGGCCCTGGAGGCGCTGCACCAGCAAGGGGTGCTGTGCCGGGACCTCAATCCCCGGAATCTGCTCCTGGACCAGGCTG AGGTCGGTGGGATTTCGGAGCTGACCGAAGCCTGCGACTGGTGGAGCTTTGGGTCTCTCCTGTATGAACTGCTGACCGGGACG GCGCTGTCCCAGAGCCACCCCTCAGGAATCCAGCCCCACACCCAGCTGCAGCTGCCAGAGCAGCTCAGTGGCCCGGCGGCCTCCCTGCTGACTGAG CTGCTGCAGTTCGATCCGGCCCAGCGCCTGGGCTCTGGAGGAGACGGTGTCCACAAGCTCAAGGCCCACCCCTTTTTCAGTTCCATCCAGTGGAGCAAACTGGTGGGGTAG
- the RPS6KL1 gene encoding ribosomal protein S6 kinase-like 1 isoform X2: MSVVACECPPGPGPEPEPCSRARSQARVYLEQICNRVAPGAADMTKHDYLVDAATQIRLALERDVSEDYEAAFNHYQNGVDVLLRGMHVDPNKERCEAVKLKITKYLRRAEEIFNCHLQRTLGSGASPDEGFSSLRLRPIRTLSSALEQLRGCKVVGVIEKGLSRCHVASRERLTIIPHGVPYMTQLLRYFVTEDSIFLHLEHVQGGTLWSHLLSQPHPQQSGTGSGSSLEKTKAPLNSHLSLGTPAQVPPGHTRLQDGIPLKPPWTSQSPTPARGAAFVTPQREAGGEAPARTSTACFWDLPKAPGGRLPCQARRGPGRSSEPTPPWGLPWVRAGAGRVLGGCGRGRGPSHPSASRGASPVPGGGAWSLKEEQVRQWAAETLLALEALHQQGVLCRDLNPRNLLLDQAGHIRLTYFGQWSEVEPQCCREASRNFYSAPEVGGISELTEACDWWSFGSLLYELLTGTALSQSHPSGIQPHTQLQLPEQLSGPAASLLTELLQFDPAQRLGSGGDGVHKLKAHPFFSSIQWSKLVG; this comes from the exons ATGAGCGTTGTGGCCTGTGAGTGCCCTCCTGGCCCTGGCCCGGAGCCCGAGCCCTGCTCTCGAGCTCGGTCCCAGGCTCGAGTGTACCTGGAGCAGATTTGCAACCGGGTGGCTCCCGGGGCAGCTGACATGACTAAGCACGACTACCTGGTGGACGCAGCCACTCAGATCCGGCTGGCCCTGGAGCGTGACGTCAGTGAGGACTATGAGGCCGCCTTCAACCACTACCAGAACGGCGTGGACGTTCTCCTCCGAGGCATGCATG TCGACCCCAACAAGGAGAGGTGTGAGGCTGTCAAGCTGAAGATAACCAAATACCTGCGGCGGGCGGAGGAGATCTTTAATTGCCACCTGCAGAGGACGCTGGGCAGTGGAGCCAGCCCTGATGAG GGTTTCAGCAGCCTGAGGCTCCGGCCCATCCGCACGCTGAGCTCTGCCCTGGAGCAGCTGAGGGGCTGCAAGGTGGTCGGGGTCATCGAGAAG GGCTTGTCCAGGTGCCACGTGGCGAGCCGGGAGCGGCTGACCATCATCCCGCACGGTGTCCCCTACATGACCCAGCTGCTGCGGTACTTTGTGACTGAGGACTCCATCTTCCTGCACCTGGAGCACGTGCAAG GAGGCACACTCTGGTCCCACCTGCTCTCCCAGCCGCACCCCCAGCAGTCTGGGACGGGGTCTGGCTCCAGCCTGGAGAAGACGAAGGCTCCACTAAACTCCCACCTCAGCCTCGGGACCCCGGCTCAGGTGCCCCCGGGACACACCCGCCTGCAGGACGGAATCCCTCTGAAGCCTCCGTGGACTTCTCAgagccccaccccagccagggGTGCGGCATTCGTTACACCCcagagagaggctgggggtgAAGCACCCGCCAGGACGAGCACCGCCTGCTTCTGGGACCTTCCAAAGGCCCCCGGTGGCCGCCTGCCCTGCCAGGCCAGGCGAGGACCTGGCCGGAGCTCAGAGCCCACGCCCCCTTGGGGGCTCCCTTGGGTTCGGGCCGGGGCCGGCCGGGTGCTGGGGGGCTGCGGCCGAGGCAGAGGTCCGAGCCACCCCTCGGCCTCTCGAGGGGCCAGCCCGGTGCCCGGCGGGGGCGCCTGGAGTCTGAAGGAGGAGCAGGTGAGGCAGTGGGCAGCCGAGACACTGCTGGCCCTGGAGGCGCTGCACCAGCAAGGGGTGCTGTGCCGGGACCTCAATCCCCGGAATCTGCTCCTGGACCAGGCTG GCCACATCCGGCTCACGTATTTTGGCCAGTGGTCAGAGGTGGAGCCCCAGTGCTGCAGGGAGGCTTCGCGAAACTTCTACAGCGCCCCAG AGGTCGGTGGGATTTCGGAGCTGACCGAAGCCTGCGACTGGTGGAGCTTTGGGTCTCTCCTGTATGAACTGCTGACCGGGACG GCGCTGTCCCAGAGCCACCCCTCAGGAATCCAGCCCCACACCCAGCTGCAGCTGCCAGAGCAGCTCAGTGGCCCGGCGGCCTCCCTGCTGACTGAG CTGCTGCAGTTCGATCCGGCCCAGCGCCTGGGCTCTGGAGGAGACGGTGTCCACAAGCTCAAGGCCCACCCCTTTTTCAGTTCCATCCAGTGGAGCAAACTGGTGGGGTAG
- the RPS6KL1 gene encoding ribosomal protein S6 kinase-like 1 isoform X1 has product MSVVACECPPGPGPEPEPCSRARSQARVYLEQICNRVAPGAADMTKHDYLVDAATQIRLALERDVSEDYEAAFNHYQNGVDVLLRGMHVDPNKERCEAVKLKITKYLRRAEEIFNCHLQRTLGSGASPDEGFSSLRLRPIRTLSSALEQLRGCKVVGVIEKVQLVQDLATGGTFVVKGLSRCHVASRERLTIIPHGVPYMTQLLRYFVTEDSIFLHLEHVQGGTLWSHLLSQPHPQQSGTGSGSSLEKTKAPLNSHLSLGTPAQVPPGHTRLQDGIPLKPPWTSQSPTPARGAAFVTPQREAGGEAPARTSTACFWDLPKAPGGRLPCQARRGPGRSSEPTPPWGLPWVRAGAGRVLGGCGRGRGPSHPSASRGASPVPGGGAWSLKEEQVRQWAAETLLALEALHQQGVLCRDLNPRNLLLDQAGHIRLTYFGQWSEVEPQCCREASRNFYSAPEVGGISELTEACDWWSFGSLLYELLTGTALSQSHPSGIQPHTQLQLPEQLSGPAASLLTELLQFDPAQRLGSGGDGVHKLKAHPFFSSIQWSKLVG; this is encoded by the exons ATGAGCGTTGTGGCCTGTGAGTGCCCTCCTGGCCCTGGCCCGGAGCCCGAGCCCTGCTCTCGAGCTCGGTCCCAGGCTCGAGTGTACCTGGAGCAGATTTGCAACCGGGTGGCTCCCGGGGCAGCTGACATGACTAAGCACGACTACCTGGTGGACGCAGCCACTCAGATCCGGCTGGCCCTGGAGCGTGACGTCAGTGAGGACTATGAGGCCGCCTTCAACCACTACCAGAACGGCGTGGACGTTCTCCTCCGAGGCATGCATG TCGACCCCAACAAGGAGAGGTGTGAGGCTGTCAAGCTGAAGATAACCAAATACCTGCGGCGGGCGGAGGAGATCTTTAATTGCCACCTGCAGAGGACGCTGGGCAGTGGAGCCAGCCCTGATGAG GGTTTCAGCAGCCTGAGGCTCCGGCCCATCCGCACGCTGAGCTCTGCCCTGGAGCAGCTGAGGGGCTGCAAGGTGGTCGGGGTCATCGAGAAG GTGCAGCTGGTCCAGGACCTAGCGACTGGAGGGACCTTCGTGGTGAAG GGCTTGTCCAGGTGCCACGTGGCGAGCCGGGAGCGGCTGACCATCATCCCGCACGGTGTCCCCTACATGACCCAGCTGCTGCGGTACTTTGTGACTGAGGACTCCATCTTCCTGCACCTGGAGCACGTGCAAG GAGGCACACTCTGGTCCCACCTGCTCTCCCAGCCGCACCCCCAGCAGTCTGGGACGGGGTCTGGCTCCAGCCTGGAGAAGACGAAGGCTCCACTAAACTCCCACCTCAGCCTCGGGACCCCGGCTCAGGTGCCCCCGGGACACACCCGCCTGCAGGACGGAATCCCTCTGAAGCCTCCGTGGACTTCTCAgagccccaccccagccagggGTGCGGCATTCGTTACACCCcagagagaggctgggggtgAAGCACCCGCCAGGACGAGCACCGCCTGCTTCTGGGACCTTCCAAAGGCCCCCGGTGGCCGCCTGCCCTGCCAGGCCAGGCGAGGACCTGGCCGGAGCTCAGAGCCCACGCCCCCTTGGGGGCTCCCTTGGGTTCGGGCCGGGGCCGGCCGGGTGCTGGGGGGCTGCGGCCGAGGCAGAGGTCCGAGCCACCCCTCGGCCTCTCGAGGGGCCAGCCCGGTGCCCGGCGGGGGCGCCTGGAGTCTGAAGGAGGAGCAGGTGAGGCAGTGGGCAGCCGAGACACTGCTGGCCCTGGAGGCGCTGCACCAGCAAGGGGTGCTGTGCCGGGACCTCAATCCCCGGAATCTGCTCCTGGACCAGGCTG GCCACATCCGGCTCACGTATTTTGGCCAGTGGTCAGAGGTGGAGCCCCAGTGCTGCAGGGAGGCTTCGCGAAACTTCTACAGCGCCCCAG AGGTCGGTGGGATTTCGGAGCTGACCGAAGCCTGCGACTGGTGGAGCTTTGGGTCTCTCCTGTATGAACTGCTGACCGGGACG GCGCTGTCCCAGAGCCACCCCTCAGGAATCCAGCCCCACACCCAGCTGCAGCTGCCAGAGCAGCTCAGTGGCCCGGCGGCCTCCCTGCTGACTGAG CTGCTGCAGTTCGATCCGGCCCAGCGCCTGGGCTCTGGAGGAGACGGTGTCCACAAGCTCAAGGCCCACCCCTTTTTCAGTTCCATCCAGTGGAGCAAACTGGTGGGGTAG